CTGTCACCGGGGACGTGGTCCAGGCGGGCAACATTCTTATGAAGAATGGGGGTTACGAGGGGCTTGAGATCGGCGCGACGACCATCGGTGGAAGTGTCATCAACTCCGGCACCATCCGTTCCACGCTGCCCCTGACGCCGCCGGCTTCACCTTCCTACGTGGATGGCGGCGAAGGCATTTACCTGCATGGCACCACCGTCGCCGGCGACGTCTCGAACACCGGCGTAATCGACTTGAACGGTGATTACGCCATCGGCCTGATCCTCGACCGTCAGAACAATCTGGGCACCACCGTCGGTGGCAAAATCCTCAACGCCGGCACGCTCAAAGCGACGGGCGAGGGCGCCTGGGGCATCGAGGTGGAAACCGACACCAACCCTCTGCGCATTGAAAACAGCGGCCTGCTTTCCGCCAACGGCAATGACGCCAAGACGGTGATGTTTCTAAACGGTAAGGTCGACTACATCCTCAACACCGGCACCCTTGAGGCCACGGGCACCAACGCCAATGCCTTCGAGTTTGCCGGGGCAACCTTTGCCCAGAACAGCGCGACCGGCGCGCGCGGCATCGTTAACCGCGGCACGATCAGCGCCGATGGCACAGCCATTCACGTGGACGCTGCCGATCAGGCTTCGGCGTTTGAGATCAACCAGCAAGCCGGCGAGATCCGCAGCAACTCCGGCACCGCCATCGACGCCGCCAACCTCGCCACGCTGAACTGGACCGGCGGCAAAATCACCGGCGACCTGCTCAACTTGAGCGCGGTGAATGTCGCAGGCCAAGCCGATTTCACCGGCAGCCGCATTATCGCGCCGGTCTCGATCAACTCCGGCTCGCTGAACCTTTCCGCCCCGGGCACCACGATCACCGGCGACCTTAACGTTGCCAGCGGCGCGGGCATCAATATGCACCTGTCCGACAGCGTCGTGCCGACCACGCCGTACCTGAACGTGAATGGCAACGCCACGTTCGCCCAGGCTTCGAAGCTGACGGTGAGCGCGCAGCCAGGCGACTTCGCGCGCACTAACAACGGCACCCAATACACCTTGTTGCAAGCCACCAGCGTGCAGAACAACGGCCTGTCTGTCGCCAGTTCGTCGTCGTTGCTCGACGTGCTCAGCTACTCGGCCGACGCGCAAACCGTCAAGGCGGTGGTGGCGGTCAAGGACAACCAGCAAGTGCAGCAAGAGCTGGCCGGAGTAGGCGCCAGTGCCGCAGCGGCGACGGCGGTCAATACCTTCAAAAATGACGTGCTCGGCGGCCTCAACCAGAACGATCAAGTGTTCCAGGCCCTGGCCAACGCCGGTACTGCGCAGCAGCTGGCGCAAGTCAGCGAACAGCTCAAGCCGGACGTCAACCGCGGCGCGCTGGACGTGGCGCTGTCGGGTCAAACCGTGATCAACGGCGCGATCTTC
This genomic window from Pseudomonas sp. Bout1 contains:
- a CDS encoding autotransporter outer membrane beta-barrel domain-containing protein, which translates into the protein MKRKQFQKSLLALMVGAISAQALAVEFDLGQGKNIWVGETFNESLIINGTFSEVVVPTTTNPAGLGVANTTIQGSLINRADITLDSQGAAIRAIALDPLFWSGPQNLSPGTVTGDVVQAGNILMKNGGYEGLEIGATTIGGSVINSGTIRSTLPLTPPASPSYVDGGEGIYLHGTTVAGDVSNTGVIDLNGDYAIGLILDRQNNLGTTVGGKILNAGTLKATGEGAWGIEVETDTNPLRIENSGLLSANGNDAKTVMFLNGKVDYILNTGTLEATGTNANAFEFAGATFAQNSATGARGIVNRGTISADGTAIHVDAADQASAFEINQQAGEIRSNSGTAIDAANLATLNWTGGKITGDLLNLSAVNVAGQADFTGSRIIAPVSINSGSLNLSAPGTTITGDLNVASGAGINMHLSDSVVPTTPYLNVNGNATFAQASKLTVSAQPGDFARTNNGTQYTLLQATSVQNNGLSVASSSSLLDVLSYSADAQTVKAVVAVKDNQQVQQELAGVGASAAAATAVNTFKNDVLGGLNQNDQVFQALANAGTAQQLAQVSEQLKPDVNRGALDVALSGQTVINGAIFNRLTDQRESHQTGGVWVQGLSSNMDQDGRGGNNGYSANSSGMAVGVDGRLNDTTTLGVAYSYLNSNIHSDLGNKTDVEGHALSLYGNWSLQNWFVDGSLSYGHNDNDSKRHIAGTTAKGSYDSNVLSASVIGGYSFKPSQAVVIEPRVAARYANVRMDGFDEKGSSAALSTQSQRYEVSELGAGVRLAGNLPMGAGSLQPEATLMAYHDLIGDRVAQTSSYVLGGSAFTVTGASVARDSYEASVGVNYQVSDFTVGASYTRQARSGFDADGVMLKARYAF